One window of Solwaraspora sp. WMMA2056 genomic DNA carries:
- the nuoK gene encoding NADH-quinone oxidoreductase subunit NuoK, producing the protein MRPVIPYVVAAALFGLGVYGVLRRRNAVLLLMSVELMLNAVNLVLVTADSTVRAALPHTGQTFALFIIVIAAAEIGVGLAIVLHLYRLRASVVVDDVPLGDDTDDRSAADDGSAADDAVREVRR; encoded by the coding sequence ATGCGCCCGGTCATCCCGTACGTCGTCGCCGCCGCGCTGTTCGGCCTCGGCGTGTACGGCGTGCTGCGCCGCCGCAACGCCGTCCTGCTGCTGATGTCGGTCGAGTTGATGCTCAACGCCGTCAACCTGGTGCTGGTCACCGCCGACAGCACGGTCCGCGCCGCGTTGCCACACACCGGGCAGACGTTCGCCCTGTTCATCATCGTGATCGCCGCCGCCGAGATCGGCGTCGGGCTGGCCATCGTGCTGCACCTGTACCGGCTACGGGCCAGCGTCGTCGTCGACGACGTCCCACTCGGCGACGACACCGACGACCGTAGCGCTGCCGACGACGGTAGCGCTGCCGACGACGCCGTGCGGGAGGTGCGACGGTGA
- a CDS encoding YciI family protein, which produces MVQYLMSVLTDSTDLATEPEMAAIGAFNEQLKTDGHWVFAGGLAAPDTATVVDGRAGSAGPDTEPVFSDGPYLESKEWIAGFWIIEAPHLDVALRLAALGSKHCNRRVELRPLLGG; this is translated from the coding sequence ATGGTGCAGTACCTGATGTCCGTTCTGACTGATTCGACCGACCTCGCCACCGAGCCGGAGATGGCCGCGATCGGTGCCTTCAACGAGCAGCTCAAGACCGACGGCCACTGGGTCTTCGCCGGCGGCCTCGCCGCACCTGACACGGCAACGGTCGTCGACGGCCGGGCCGGGTCGGCGGGGCCGGACACCGAGCCGGTGTTCAGCGACGGGCCCTACCTGGAGTCGAAGGAGTGGATCGCCGGCTTCTGGATCATCGAAGCCCCGCACCTGGACGTGGCGTTGCGGCTCGCCGCCCTGGGCTCGAAGCACTGCAACCGCCGGGTCGAGCTCCGGCCGTTGCTGGGCGGATGA
- a CDS encoding DUF6596 domain-containing protein, producing the protein MSDVDEVITRVHRAQWARVVATLVARFGDLDIAEEMAAEAFATAVERWPVDGVPPNLGGWLTTTAHRKAIDRLRREARRAAKHREALMLSDPTDLFGTAAPPGGAIDDDRLRLVFTCCHPALAMPARVALTLRMVGGLTVPEIARAFLVGEAAMGRRITRAKEKIKAAKIPYGVPSPADVPARVTGVLAVLYLIFNEGYLSSNPEQDAIRGDLTAEAIRLTRLVHALLPADGPTDRAADGEAAGEAAGLLALMLLTEARRAARVSANGALVPLDQQDRRAWGRELIAEGHALVRARLASGQPPGRYQILAAINAVHTDARDARDTDWSQIVALYDQLTRLDPSPIVRLNRAIAVAELDGPQVALAQVDTLPLQGYHAFHATRAELLRRLGRGEAARAAYDQAIALAGNTAETAYLTRRRDQP; encoded by the coding sequence ATGAGTGACGTCGACGAGGTGATCACCCGGGTCCATCGTGCACAGTGGGCCCGGGTCGTCGCCACCCTGGTCGCGCGCTTCGGTGACCTCGACATCGCCGAAGAGATGGCCGCCGAGGCGTTCGCGACCGCCGTCGAGCGCTGGCCGGTCGACGGCGTCCCGCCGAACCTGGGCGGGTGGCTCACCACCACCGCCCACCGCAAGGCCATCGACCGGTTACGGCGCGAGGCCCGGCGCGCGGCGAAACACCGGGAGGCGCTGATGCTGTCCGATCCCACTGACCTGTTCGGCACCGCTGCCCCGCCCGGCGGTGCCATCGACGACGACCGGCTCCGCCTCGTTTTCACCTGCTGCCATCCGGCTCTCGCCATGCCGGCCCGGGTCGCGTTGACGCTGCGGATGGTCGGCGGGCTCACCGTGCCCGAGATCGCCCGCGCCTTCCTGGTCGGCGAGGCCGCGATGGGCCGGCGGATCACCCGGGCGAAAGAGAAAATCAAAGCCGCGAAGATTCCGTACGGCGTGCCGTCGCCGGCGGACGTGCCGGCCCGGGTCACCGGCGTGCTCGCCGTCCTCTACCTGATCTTCAACGAGGGCTACCTGAGCTCCAACCCGGAGCAGGACGCGATCCGCGGCGACCTGACCGCCGAGGCGATCCGGCTGACCCGGCTGGTCCATGCCCTGCTGCCAGCCGACGGGCCGACCGACCGTGCGGCCGACGGCGAGGCTGCTGGTGAGGCCGCCGGACTGCTGGCGTTGATGCTGCTCACCGAGGCCCGCCGGGCCGCCAGGGTGTCGGCCAACGGTGCGCTCGTCCCCCTCGACCAGCAGGACCGTCGCGCCTGGGGCCGCGAGCTGATCGCCGAAGGTCACGCCCTGGTCCGCGCCCGCCTCGCCAGCGGCCAGCCACCGGGGCGCTACCAGATTCTCGCCGCGATCAACGCCGTCCACACCGACGCCCGCGATGCCCGGGACACCGACTGGTCGCAGATCGTCGCCCTCTACGACCAGTTGACCCGCCTCGACCCGTCGCCGATCGTACGGCTCAACCGGGCGATCGCCGTCGCCGAACTCGACGGCCCACAGGTCGCCCTGGCCCAGGTGGACACTCTGCCGCTGCAGGGCTACCACGCCTTCCACGCCACCCGCGCCGAGCTGCTGCGCCGGCTGGGCCGGGGCGAAGCGGCGCGGGCCGCGTACGACCAGGCCATCGCGCTGGCCGGCAACACCGCCGAGACGGCGTACCTCACCCGGCGCCGCGACCAGCCTTAG
- a CDS encoding glucose 1-dehydrogenase produces the protein MRALTVTPGKADSLRLVDDAPEPSRDEGEVLVEAVAVGICGTDSEILAGDYGEPPDGRDDLVIGHESLGRVIEDPTGTMQPGDLVAGIVRHRDPVPCPYCAAGEWDLCSNGRYTECGIKGVDGFGRQRWRAPAEYVVALRPELGLAGVLLEPTSVVAKAWDHVDRIGARGFWAPQRVLVTGAGPIGLLAALLSVQRGLETHVLARGTSGPKPELARRLGATYHTVPVAELDFDPDVIIECTGAPPVVHDVFGKLAPNGVGCLTGINASAHHVELDLNELNRCLVLKNNVIFGTVNANRRHWRQAADALARADHDWLMGMITHRYGLDDYAQAYAEQGGIKTVIEF, from the coding sequence ATGCGCGCATTGACTGTCACCCCGGGCAAGGCCGATTCGCTGCGGCTCGTCGACGACGCGCCGGAGCCGTCGCGCGACGAGGGCGAGGTGCTGGTCGAGGCGGTCGCGGTCGGCATCTGCGGTACGGATTCGGAAATCCTTGCCGGTGACTACGGCGAGCCGCCGGACGGGCGGGACGATCTGGTGATCGGCCACGAGTCGCTGGGGCGGGTGATCGAGGACCCGACCGGCACGATGCAGCCGGGTGACCTGGTCGCCGGGATCGTCCGGCACCGCGATCCGGTGCCGTGCCCGTACTGCGCGGCCGGCGAGTGGGATCTGTGCAGCAACGGCCGGTACACCGAGTGTGGGATCAAGGGCGTCGACGGGTTCGGCCGGCAACGCTGGCGGGCTCCCGCCGAGTACGTGGTGGCGTTGCGCCCGGAGCTGGGGCTGGCGGGGGTGCTGCTGGAGCCGACGAGTGTGGTGGCGAAGGCGTGGGACCACGTCGACCGGATCGGTGCGCGGGGGTTCTGGGCGCCGCAGCGGGTGCTGGTCACCGGGGCCGGCCCGATCGGCCTGCTGGCGGCGCTGCTGAGTGTGCAACGTGGCCTGGAGACGCACGTGTTGGCGCGCGGCACGTCCGGGCCGAAGCCGGAGCTGGCCCGGCGGCTGGGTGCGACGTACCACACGGTGCCGGTGGCGGAGCTGGACTTCGACCCGGACGTGATCATCGAGTGCACGGGTGCGCCGCCGGTGGTGCACGACGTATTCGGCAAGCTGGCCCCGAACGGCGTCGGCTGCCTGACCGGGATCAACGCGAGTGCCCACCACGTCGAGTTGGATCTCAACGAGCTGAACCGCTGCCTGGTGTTGAAGAACAACGTCATTTTCGGCACGGTCAACGCCAACCGGCGGCACTGGCGGCAGGCGGCGGATGCGCTGGCCCGCGCCGACCACGACTGGCTGATGGGCATGATCACCCACCGGTACGGCCTGGACGACTACGCCCAGGCGTACGCCGAGCAGGGCGGCATCAAGACCGTCATCGAGTTCTGA
- a CDS encoding NADH-quinone oxidoreductase subunit I — MDGHGEGLLKGLATTFKTMVSPTHTQQYPDVAPELPPRTRGVIALLAENCTVCMLCARECPDWCIYIDSHKEEVSVPGAARARQRNVLDRFDIDFSLCMYCGICIEVCPFDALYWSPEFEYAEYDIRDLLHDKEHLGEWLASVPPPPAHDPNGEPAKEETAAARKTAGPGAGAGPGRAAGPGPGRARA; from the coding sequence ATGGACGGACACGGCGAGGGACTGCTGAAAGGTCTGGCGACCACGTTCAAGACGATGGTCAGCCCGACGCACACCCAGCAGTACCCGGACGTCGCGCCGGAGTTGCCGCCGCGCACCCGTGGCGTGATCGCGCTGCTCGCCGAGAACTGCACCGTCTGCATGCTCTGCGCCCGGGAATGCCCCGACTGGTGCATCTACATCGACTCGCACAAGGAGGAGGTGTCGGTGCCGGGCGCGGCCCGGGCCCGGCAGCGCAACGTCCTGGACCGGTTCGACATCGACTTCTCGCTCTGCATGTACTGCGGCATCTGCATCGAAGTGTGCCCGTTCGACGCGCTCTACTGGTCACCGGAGTTCGAGTACGCCGAGTACGACATCCGTGACCTGCTGCACGACAAGGAGCACCTCGGCGAGTGGCTGGCCAGCGTACCGCCGCCACCGGCGCACGACCCGAACGGCGAACCGGCCAAGGAGGAGACGGCCGCCGCCCGCAAGACCGCCGGCCCCGGCGCTGGCGCTGGCCCCGGCCGCGCCGCCGGCCCCGGACCTGGCAGGGCCCGCGCGTGA
- the nuoH gene encoding NADH-quinone oxidoreductase subunit NuoH, translating into MPLWLELTIRVGAVVVAFLTLPLLVGQMEHKAMAHMQGRLGPMYAGGFHGWAQLVADGVKFVQKEDITPRAADRPVFRLAPAIALVPYLLVLLVIPLGPNDLVGQPLDVGLFFVLAVMGVGVVAVLMAAWASANKYSLLGGLRGAAQLLAYELPLVLAAASVAMAAGTLSLSGIVEAWQPWWLIWQAPALVVFFLAGMAEIRRPPFDMPIADSELVFGYLTEYTGLRFAFFLLAEYAGIVVIAALTTVLFLGGWHGPFGVDQLGWLWTLLKVFAVAFVIIWIRVSFPRLREDQLQRLCWLGLVPLALAQLVLTAGVKVAIG; encoded by the coding sequence ATGCCGCTCTGGCTGGAGTTGACGATCCGGGTCGGTGCCGTCGTCGTCGCGTTCCTCACCCTGCCGCTGCTCGTCGGACAGATGGAACACAAGGCGATGGCCCACATGCAGGGCCGGCTCGGCCCGATGTACGCCGGTGGGTTCCACGGCTGGGCGCAACTCGTCGCCGACGGCGTCAAGTTCGTGCAGAAAGAGGACATCACCCCACGCGCCGCTGACCGGCCGGTGTTCCGGCTCGCCCCGGCGATCGCCCTCGTGCCGTACCTGCTGGTCCTGCTCGTCATCCCACTCGGGCCGAACGACCTCGTCGGCCAGCCGCTCGACGTCGGCCTGTTCTTCGTCCTGGCCGTGATGGGCGTCGGCGTCGTCGCCGTGCTGATGGCCGCCTGGGCGTCGGCCAACAAGTACAGCCTGCTCGGCGGGCTACGCGGCGCCGCCCAACTGCTCGCCTACGAACTGCCGCTGGTGCTCGCCGCCGCCAGCGTCGCCATGGCCGCCGGCACCCTGTCCCTGTCCGGCATCGTCGAGGCGTGGCAGCCGTGGTGGCTGATCTGGCAGGCCCCCGCCCTGGTCGTGTTCTTCCTCGCCGGGATGGCCGAGATCCGCCGCCCCCCGTTCGACATGCCGATCGCCGACAGCGAACTCGTCTTCGGCTACCTCACCGAGTACACCGGGCTGCGGTTCGCGTTCTTCCTGCTCGCCGAGTACGCCGGCATCGTCGTCATCGCCGCGCTGACCACCGTGCTGTTCCTCGGCGGCTGGCACGGGCCGTTCGGCGTCGACCAGCTCGGCTGGCTGTGGACGCTGCTGAAGGTCTTCGCCGTCGCGTTCGTCATCATCTGGATCCGGGTGTCGTTTCCTCGACTACGGGAAGACCAGTTACAACGGTTGTGCTGGCTCGGACTGGTTCCGCTCGCCCTGGCCCAACTGGTGCTGACCGCCGGGGTCAAGGTCGCCATCGGATGA
- a CDS encoding NAD(P)H-binding protein — MSDADQRTVLVTGATGNIGRHIVATLAAAGHPVRAASRHRPTDPAAATSHVPFDWHDPATHQPAVDGVHAVYLMPPPASADPVGQVGAFLDLAQDAGVRRIVLLSSSAVRTGDPGPGQLHATIADRLPQWTVLRPSWFMHNFVGAHPHAHSILRDGEIVTATGDGRVGFIDAADIAAVAVRALTDPTPHNAEHLLTGPQTHSYADVAAMISEVSGRPVRHRTVDADTMRHRLADLGIPHGFAALLAGMDAAIAAGSEDRTTSTVADVTGRAPTSLRDFCTAHAAHWRPI; from the coding sequence ATGTCTGACGCTGATCAGCGGACCGTCCTGGTCACCGGGGCGACCGGCAACATCGGCCGGCACATCGTCGCCACCCTCGCCGCAGCCGGCCACCCGGTGCGGGCCGCCAGCCGGCACCGCCCCACCGACCCGGCCGCCGCCACCAGCCACGTCCCCTTCGACTGGCACGACCCGGCCACCCACCAGCCTGCCGTCGACGGCGTCCACGCCGTCTACCTGATGCCGCCGCCGGCCAGCGCCGACCCAGTCGGCCAGGTCGGCGCGTTCCTCGACCTGGCCCAGGACGCCGGCGTACGCCGGATCGTGCTGCTCAGCTCATCGGCGGTCCGCACCGGCGACCCCGGCCCCGGCCAACTGCACGCCACCATCGCCGACCGGCTCCCGCAGTGGACGGTGCTGCGCCCGTCCTGGTTCATGCATAACTTCGTCGGCGCGCACCCGCACGCGCACAGCATCCTGCGCGACGGCGAGATCGTCACCGCCACCGGCGACGGCCGGGTCGGCTTCATCGACGCCGCCGACATCGCCGCCGTCGCCGTACGGGCCCTGACCGACCCGACCCCGCACAACGCCGAGCACCTGCTCACCGGCCCGCAGACGCACAGCTACGCCGACGTCGCCGCGATGATCAGCGAGGTCAGCGGCCGGCCGGTCCGCCACCGTACGGTCGACGCCGACACGATGCGCCACCGGCTCGCCGACCTCGGCATCCCGCACGGCTTCGCCGCCCTGCTGGCCGGTATGGACGCTGCCATCGCCGCCGGCTCCGAGGACCGGACCACCAGTACGGTCGCCGACGTCACCGGCCGGGCACCGACCAGCCTGCGCGACTTCTGCACCGCCCACGCCGCCCACTGGCGGCCGATCTGA
- a CDS encoding DUF2252 domain-containing protein — protein MSETQRATQIVDILTAEFGELMAIDPAAFQRKFRKMAASPFAFYRGTACLFYADQTDPGGPFNDDSFCDKRTSRVWIHGDLHAENFGTYMNGSGELVFNVNDFDEAYVGPFIWDLRRFAASVALIGYAKALSDDVISTLVRTFATAYLAELRAIVAGGEEAIGSITLANATGVLRHVLQEARLNTRVGLLENLTTINDYERRFIHRDGVYAIDDDTRAAVTAAFADYLTTLPQRADGSRTDPAHIKDIVLRKGVGIGSAGLPSYSILLEGHTQALENDVIVYLKQAQVPAVARHIDDDGVRSYFRHQGHRTAESQRALQAHADPWLGYTELGGVGQLVAEVSPYAADLDWADVNELADLTGVVADLAHSVARMHSVADDESSHDLVDFSTEEAIVAAVDADEAGFVEGLVDFAHRYGARARTDHRIFVDLFRNGQLPWV, from the coding sequence GTGAGTGAGACGCAGCGCGCGACGCAGATCGTCGACATCCTGACCGCCGAGTTCGGTGAACTGATGGCCATCGACCCGGCCGCCTTCCAGCGCAAGTTCCGCAAGATGGCCGCCAGCCCGTTCGCGTTCTACCGGGGCACCGCCTGCCTGTTCTACGCCGACCAGACCGACCCCGGCGGGCCGTTCAACGACGACAGCTTCTGCGACAAGCGGACCAGCCGCGTCTGGATCCATGGTGACCTGCACGCCGAGAACTTCGGCACCTACATGAACGGCTCCGGCGAGCTGGTCTTCAACGTCAACGACTTCGACGAGGCGTATGTCGGGCCGTTCATCTGGGACCTGCGGCGCTTCGCCGCCAGCGTCGCCCTCATCGGCTACGCCAAGGCGCTCTCCGACGACGTCATCAGCACCCTCGTACGCACGTTCGCCACCGCCTACCTGGCGGAACTGCGCGCCATCGTCGCCGGCGGCGAGGAAGCGATCGGCTCGATCACCCTCGCCAACGCCACCGGCGTGCTGCGCCACGTGCTGCAGGAAGCCCGGCTCAACACCCGTGTCGGTCTGCTCGAGAACCTCACCACCATCAACGACTACGAGCGGCGGTTCATCCACCGCGACGGCGTGTACGCCATCGACGACGACACCCGGGCCGCGGTCACCGCCGCGTTCGCCGACTACCTGACCACGCTGCCGCAGCGGGCCGACGGCAGCCGCACCGACCCCGCCCACATCAAGGACATCGTGCTGCGCAAGGGCGTCGGCATCGGCTCCGCCGGGCTGCCGTCGTACAGCATCCTGCTCGAAGGCCACACCCAGGCGTTGGAGAACGACGTCATCGTCTACCTGAAGCAGGCCCAGGTGCCGGCCGTCGCCCGGCACATCGACGACGACGGCGTCCGCTCCTACTTTCGCCACCAGGGCCACCGGACCGCCGAATCGCAGCGGGCGTTGCAGGCCCACGCCGACCCGTGGCTCGGCTACACCGAACTCGGCGGCGTCGGGCAGCTGGTCGCCGAGGTGTCGCCGTACGCCGCCGACCTGGACTGGGCCGACGTCAACGAACTGGCCGACCTGACCGGCGTCGTCGCCGACCTGGCCCACTCGGTCGCGAGGATGCACTCGGTCGCCGACGACGAGTCCAGCCACGACCTGGTCGACTTCTCCACCGAGGAGGCGATCGTCGCGGCGGTCGACGCCGACGAGGCCGGCTTCGTCGAGGGCCTGGTCGACTTCGCCCACCGGTACGGTGCCCGCGCCCGCACCGACCACCGGATCTTCGTCGACCTGTTCCGCAACGGCCAGCTGCCCTGGGTCTGA
- a CDS encoding NADH-quinone oxidoreductase subunit B, whose protein sequence is MQLPAVLGEPIRFVLNWGRRYSLWVFNFGLACCAIEFIATSMGRHDFIRLGVIPFAHGPRQADLMVVSGTVTDKMAPAIKRLYDQMPEPKYVISFGACSNCGGPYWDSYSVTKGVDQLIPVDVYVPGCPPRPEALLHGILRLQEKIAAERSGIGGVHRPDPLASPVDLAADPATGPDNPGPGTQPARPRSVDALGAPMVRRPS, encoded by the coding sequence GTGCAGTTGCCGGCGGTGCTCGGTGAGCCGATCCGGTTCGTGCTGAACTGGGGTCGCCGCTACTCGCTCTGGGTGTTCAACTTCGGCCTGGCCTGCTGCGCGATCGAGTTCATCGCCACCAGCATGGGCCGGCACGACTTCATCCGCCTCGGCGTCATCCCGTTCGCCCACGGGCCGCGCCAGGCCGACCTGATGGTCGTCTCCGGCACCGTCACCGACAAGATGGCGCCGGCGATCAAGCGGCTCTACGACCAGATGCCCGAACCCAAGTACGTCATCTCGTTCGGTGCCTGCTCCAACTGCGGCGGCCCCTACTGGGACTCGTACTCGGTGACCAAGGGCGTCGACCAGCTGATCCCCGTCGACGTGTACGTGCCCGGCTGCCCGCCCCGGCCCGAAGCGCTGCTCCACGGCATCCTGCGGCTGCAGGAGAAGATCGCCGCCGAGCGCTCCGGCATCGGCGGCGTGCACCGGCCCGACCCGCTCGCCTCCCCGGTCGACCTGGCCGCCGACCCGGCCACCGGCCCAGACAACCCTGGACCCGGCACGCAGCCTGCCCGGCCCCGCAGCGTCGACGCCCTCGGTGCGCCGATGGTCCGGCGGCCGAGCTGA
- a CDS encoding TetR/AcrR family transcriptional regulator, whose amino-acid sequence MPAAARKERADAARNRETVLAAAGRLLDAADDPDEVTMDAIAQAAGVGKGTLFRGFGDRTGLLQALAAQRGTALQATLHDPGQGADRDPTAQVIAIFDAILDYKHTNRALALALESAGRGSPYLNPAYDELHRHLAAIITGVRGSEHADFLAHALLAAVRSDLLHQLRDEPPERIRAGVVALIRSVLG is encoded by the coding sequence GTGCCGGCGGCAGCACGCAAGGAACGGGCCGACGCCGCCCGCAACCGGGAAACCGTGCTGGCCGCAGCCGGCCGGCTGCTCGACGCCGCCGACGACCCGGACGAGGTCACCATGGACGCCATCGCCCAGGCGGCCGGCGTCGGCAAGGGCACCCTGTTCCGTGGCTTCGGCGACCGCACCGGCCTGCTGCAGGCCCTCGCCGCCCAGCGCGGCACCGCCCTGCAGGCCACCCTGCACGATCCTGGACAGGGAGCAGACCGGGACCCGACGGCCCAGGTCATCGCGATCTTCGACGCGATCCTCGACTACAAACACACCAACCGGGCACTGGCGCTCGCGCTGGAAAGCGCCGGCCGGGGCAGCCCGTACCTCAACCCGGCGTACGACGAACTGCACCGCCACCTGGCCGCCATCATCACTGGCGTGCGCGGCTCGGAACACGCCGACTTCCTGGCGCACGCCCTGCTCGCCGCCGTCCGCAGCGACCTGCTGCACCAACTGCGCGACGAGCCGCCGGAGCGGATCAGGGCCGGCGTCGTCGCCCTGATCCGCTCCGTCCTCGGCTAA
- a CDS encoding NADH-quinone oxidoreductase subunit C, with amino-acid sequence MTPEEIGAHLVTLLEQSGLTHGVTATVSAGGGAYARATIDVPVDRWPAALRTARDDTDLSCDFFDWLSAVDELDAGFAIVAHLWSVRHRHGVLLRTRVPRDNPQLPSVVDVFPGADWHERETHEMFGIDFTGHPNLTPLLLPPQFEGHPLRKEFVLASRVAKPWPGAKEPGEPGGGGAKRAPMRPPGVPLPTEWGPQAAKANPDGGTA; translated from the coding sequence ATGACCCCGGAGGAGATCGGCGCACATCTGGTCACCCTGCTGGAACAGTCGGGCCTGACCCACGGTGTCACCGCAACGGTCTCCGCAGGCGGGGGCGCCTACGCGCGGGCCACCATCGACGTACCGGTCGACAGGTGGCCGGCCGCGCTGCGCACCGCCCGCGACGACACCGACCTGAGCTGCGACTTCTTCGACTGGCTGTCCGCCGTCGACGAACTCGACGCCGGGTTCGCCATCGTCGCCCACCTGTGGTCGGTCCGGCACCGGCACGGCGTACTGCTGCGCACCCGCGTCCCCCGCGACAACCCGCAGCTGCCCAGCGTCGTTGACGTCTTCCCCGGCGCCGACTGGCACGAGCGGGAAACCCACGAAATGTTCGGCATCGACTTCACCGGCCACCCCAACCTGACCCCGCTGCTGCTGCCACCACAGTTCGAAGGCCACCCGCTGCGCAAGGAGTTCGTCCTCGCCTCCCGGGTCGCCAAGCCGTGGCCGGGCGCGAAAGAACCCGGCGAGCCCGGCGGCGGCGGGGCCAAACGTGCCCCGATGCGGCCACCGGGCGTACCGCTGCCGACCGAATGGGGTCCGCAGGCCGCCAAAGCCAACCCCGACGGAGGTACGGCCTGA
- a CDS encoding NADH-quinone oxidoreductase subunit J: MTGTDVLLLALGAVAVGAGALVVSTRHIVRAGLYLVACLGAVAGLYLVLAAELVAWVQVLIYVGAVVVLLLFAVMLTRAPIGAATDLDRPGWPAALIGGGAGLGLAALFVDAYRWSSVELPAAGTADRLGTVIFGSWVLPFEVLSVLLLSALIGAIVLSRPDVGAAPRSGGGS, translated from the coding sequence GTGACCGGTACGGACGTCCTGCTGCTCGCCCTCGGCGCGGTCGCCGTCGGCGCCGGTGCCCTGGTGGTGAGCACCCGGCACATCGTCCGCGCCGGGCTGTACCTGGTCGCCTGCCTCGGCGCGGTCGCCGGTCTCTACCTGGTGCTCGCCGCCGAACTCGTCGCCTGGGTGCAGGTGCTGATCTACGTCGGCGCGGTCGTCGTACTGCTGCTGTTCGCGGTGATGCTGACCCGGGCACCGATCGGGGCCGCCACCGACCTGGACCGGCCCGGCTGGCCGGCCGCGCTGATCGGCGGCGGTGCCGGGCTGGGCCTGGCCGCGTTGTTCGTCGACGCGTACCGCTGGTCCAGCGTGGAACTGCCGGCCGCCGGCACCGCCGACCGCCTCGGTACGGTGATCTTCGGCAGCTGGGTGCTGCCGTTCGAGGTGCTGTCGGTGCTGCTGCTGTCCGCGCTGATCGGCGCGATCGTGCTGTCGCGCCCCGACGTCGGCGCGGCACCCCGATCAGGTGGCGGCAGCTGA